In Bufo gargarizans isolate SCDJY-AF-19 chromosome 6, ASM1485885v1, whole genome shotgun sequence, a single genomic region encodes these proteins:
- the LOC122940771 gene encoding TBC1 domain family member 24-like: MSISCEPPVIITPDADDWEIDTSAYADCGHFVDWDQFPAKTGPLKTSHVEIPQSQKDLKKMARDGTWGENRAVRAQAYNQITKNINCRIFTPTATVYHNVSERLFGQSGLDDHPLPEFLECCPMPMYCLNARGETAVKKILICIGDQYPDITYCPTLPAVVALLMHFSEDEAECFERTCRLISCSEHHKTYIEQSFLSYEASGMTFGDLAKKYCQAGHKFITIHCENSSEVFSDWLMWIFGDLPFEYIIRVFDIFLLEGNKVLYRVALALLKQYKLHTEYEGQDVKNDIQEFVKNISSHVCVEKLLEKAFSIRLFSHKEIWLLHMANRKALSQSGITVMQPRQPAHMSIDITQFSSEIVTAHEMRTVWSWIPERYSLYPPVLLFSTLQHGYSLQRFYSHCEGMEPTVLLIKTTENQVCGAYLSTDWSERKKCCGQVCTFFGTGECFVFSIRPDMERYEWVVVRKPEMVKTAPPSPRSRPRSYSYGARLSPTPRRRSSTMTSAPSSPSQSTNFLTVPAEGSPNRLSPFLSVRHFQLPSKTASMFMSGNSQGFIIGGGGGQALNIDADLNMGRTEHCETFDNPPLCEENFHIQHLEVWGCKNS; the protein is encoded by the exons ATGAGCATTTCTTGTGAACCCCCGGTGATCATTACACCAGACGCAGATGACTGGGAAATCGATACCAGTGCCTATGCTGACTGTGGGCACTTTGTGGACTGGGACCAATTCCCCGCTAAAACCGGACCACTGAAAACCTCCCATGTGGAGATTCCTCAATCACAGAAGGACCTGAAGAAAATGGCAAGAGACGGAACTTGGGGTGAAAATCGAGCCGTCAGGGCTCAAGCCTACAACCAGATCACCAAAAATATTAATTGTCGGATATTTACACCCACCGCAACCGTTTATCATAATGTGTCGGAGCGTCTTTTCGGGCAGAGTGGACTGGATGATCACCCGTTACCAGAATTCCTGGAGTGTTGTCCCATGCCCATGTATTGCCTGAATGCTCGAGGTGAAACTGCTGTGAAGAAGATACTTATATGCATTGGTGACCAGTATCCAGACATCACATATTGCCCCACGTTGCCCGCCGTGGTGGCCCTCTTGATGCATTTTAGTGAAGATGAAGCAGAGTGTTTTGAGAGGACATGCCGCCTCATTTCATGCTCGGAACACCACAAGACTTACATCGAGCAAAGTTTCTTGTCCTATGAAGCTTCCGGCATGACTTTTGGAGACTTAGCCAAAAAGTATTGCCAGGCTGGCCATAAGTTCATCACTATCCACTGTGAAAACTCATCGGAGGTCTTCTCAGATTGGTTGATGTGGATCTTCGGAGACTTGCCCTTTGAATACATCATCAGGGTCTTTGATATCTTCCTTCTTGAGGGCAACAAGGTGCTGTACCGGGTGGCTCTAGCCTTGCTCAAGCAGTACAAGCTCCACACTGAGTATGAGGGTCAGGACGTTAAAAATGACATCCAGGAATTTGTCAAGAACATCTCCAGCCACGTTTGTGTGGAGAAGCTGTTAGAGAAAGCCTTCAGCATTAGGCTTTTCTCCCACAAGGAGATCTGGCTTCTACACATGGCCAACAGAAAGGCTTTGTCGCAGAGTGGGATCACCGTCATGCAACCAAG ACAACCGGCTCACATGTCCATAGACATCACACAGTTCTCCTCGGAAATCGTAACAGCCCATGAAATGAGGACGGTGTGGTCATGGATTCCAGAACGCTACTCCCTGTACCCCCCAGTTCTGTTGTTCTCTACCCTTCAGCATGGCTATAGTCTTCAGAG ATTTTATTCACATTGTGAAGGGATGGAGCCCACTGTCTTGCTCATCAAGACCACCGAAAACCAG GTGTGTGGGGCCTACCTCTCTACAGACTGGAGTGAAAGGAAGAAGTGCTGCGGACAGGTCTGCACGTTTTTTGGAACCGGAGAGTGCTTCGTGTTTTCT ATTCGGCCAGACATGGAGAGGTACGAGTGGGTCGTAGTGAGGAAACCAGAGATGGTGAAGACCGCCCCGCCTTCCCCACGCTCCAGACCTCGATCTTACTCTTACGGCGCTCGTCTTTCCCCAACCCCGAGACGTCGGTCTTCCACTATGACCTCAGCTCCCAGCAGTCCCTCCCAGTCTACAAATTTCCTGACCGTCCCAGCGGAAGGAAGCCCAAACCGCTTATCTCCGTTCCTCTCTGTACGACATTTCCAGCTGCCCTCTAAAACGGCCTCCATGTTTATGTCTGGAAACAGCCAGGGCTTTATAATAG GTGGAGGCGGAGGACAAGCCTTGAATATTGACGCTGACCTGAATATGGGGAGGACAGAGCATTGTGAAACCTTCGACAACCCGCCTCTGTGTGAAGAAAACTTTCATATACAGCACCTGGAAGTCTGGGGCTGCAAAAACTCCTAA